Proteins encoded in a region of the Syntrophorhabdaceae bacterium genome:
- a CDS encoding pyridoxamine 5'-phosphate oxidase family protein — translation MNTAFEFIQANPVFHIATVDGAKARVRPFGFIMQRNNTLYFCTNKTKDVYKQLKQNPDIEISDMGSNDTWLRIRGRIVFDETREAKIQAFERSPNLLRVYPKGADDELFVTFYFTEATATLFSFTAAPKNIPLV, via the coding sequence ATGAATACCGCTTTTGAGTTTATACAAGCCAACCCTGTTTTCCACATTGCCACTGTCGATGGAGCTAAAGCAAGGGTCCGTCCCTTTGGCTTCATAATGCAAAGGAACAATACGCTCTATTTCTGCACCAACAAAACCAAGGATGTATATAAGCAGCTAAAACAGAATCCGGATATTGAGATTTCGGATATGGGAAGTAATGATACATGGCTGAGGATAAGAGGAAGAATCGTGTTTGATGAAACCCGTGAGGCAAAAATCCAGGCCTTCGAGCGGTCCCCTAATCTTCTGAGGGTTTATCCCAAAGGGGCGGACGATGAGCTGTTTGTAACCTTTTACTTCACTGAAGCAACAGCTACGTTATTCTCTTTCACGGCGGCGCCTAAGAATATCCCGCTTGTTTAG
- a CDS encoding carboxymuconolactone decarboxylase family protein, translating to METNDRYRRGWEKLKEVDREAGERVIESLKDIAPDFARLLIEFPFGDIYSRPGLDLKSREIAVVAALTALGNAVPQLKVHIHGALNVGCTEQEVIETIIQMAVYAGFPAALNGLFAAKEVFAERGKVKG from the coding sequence ATGGAAACCAATGATCGCTATCGAAGAGGCTGGGAAAAACTCAAAGAAGTTGACCGGGAGGCCGGTGAGCGTGTCATCGAAAGCCTTAAGGATATTGCCCCGGATTTTGCGCGATTACTGATTGAATTTCCCTTTGGCGACATATATTCACGGCCGGGATTAGATCTGAAATCCAGAGAAATAGCGGTAGTAGCGGCTCTGACAGCTTTAGGAAATGCTGTCCCTCAGTTAAAAGTTCATATCCATGGCGCTTTAAATGTTGGATGCACCGAGCAGGAAGTTATCGAGACAATAATACAAATGGCTGTCTATGCAGGTTTTCCCGCGGCGCTTAATGGATTGTTTGCAGCCAAAGAAGTTTTTGCTGAAAGAGGTAAAGTGAAGGGCTAA
- a CDS encoding DNA alkylation repair protein, translating into MTAQEIHNILVSLSDAAIAEHSQRFFKTGKGEYGEGDVFLGIRVPVLRKQVRRYRDIPLEETLLLLKSPFHEERLFALLMLVDKFSGGGVEDRTAIYEIYLGNTRYINNWDLVDSSACYIVGAYLEKKDKKPVFRLAKSANLWERRIAILSTFHLIRRKDFSNALEISGILIKDREDLIHKAVGWMLREIGKRDLPVEKAFLDKNYREMPRTMLRYAIERFPEKERKRYLGGTA; encoded by the coding sequence ATGACAGCACAGGAAATCCATAATATTCTGGTGAGTTTGAGTGATGCCGCCATAGCAGAGCATTCACAAAGATTCTTCAAGACAGGCAAGGGCGAGTATGGAGAGGGTGATGTATTCCTCGGCATTCGTGTGCCGGTACTGAGAAAACAGGTCAGGAGATACAGAGACATTCCCCTTGAAGAAACCCTCCTGTTGCTCAAATCCCCTTTTCACGAAGAACGATTATTCGCGCTCCTGATGCTGGTGGATAAATTCTCCGGAGGAGGCGTTGAAGACAGGACCGCAATCTATGAGATATACCTGGGCAACACGCGGTACATCAACAACTGGGACCTCGTTGACAGCTCTGCCTGCTATATTGTCGGCGCATATCTGGAGAAAAAGGATAAGAAGCCGGTCTTCAGACTGGCTAAGTCTGCAAACCTCTGGGAGAGAAGGATTGCCATCCTGTCAACCTTCCACCTGATAAGGAGAAAGGACTTCAGCAATGCCCTGGAGATATCAGGTATACTTATAAAAGACAGAGAGGATCTGATCCATAAAGCTGTCGGCTGGATGCTCCGCGAGATCGGGAAACGCGACCTGCCCGTTGAGAAGGCTTTCCTGGATAAGAATTACAGGGAGATGCCCCGGACAATGCTGCGCTACGCTATTGAGAGGTTCCCCGAAAAAGAACGAAAGAGATACCTGGGAGGAACAGCATAA